Proteins encoded in a region of the Uloborus diversus isolate 005 chromosome 1, Udiv.v.3.1, whole genome shotgun sequence genome:
- the LOC129226686 gene encoding ras-like protein family member 10B: MHIVKVIVLGAAGVGKTSLIRQFVYSEFGEENSPTETKAVYHPTVVFNEHVYSMRLVDLPVIPYFPADSASEWRDFRDYGLRSASAYVLVFDLNDLETFQYVKSVRDQICDTRDMHSIPLFVVGNKQDLLRERERREVAGLVKKHWKCSYVECSARHNWHVVLLFRELVRALDYVDYGQKLPSYSSPRFESLHAHRDRRGESVVKCSIM; the protein is encoded by the coding sequence ATGCATATAGTAAAAGTGATAGTCCTGGGCGCTGCTGGCGTGGGGAAGACATCCCTCATTCGCCAGTTCGTCTACAGCGAGTTCGGCGAAGAGAACTCGCCGACCGAGACGAAAGCCGTGTACCACCCCACGGTCGTGTTCAACGAGCACGTCTACTCGATGAGGCTGGTAGACCTGCCCGTCATCCCTTACTTCCCAGCGGACTCTGCCAGCGAGTGGAGAGACTTCAGGGACTACGGGCTTCGAAGCGCCTCGGCCTACGTCCTGGTGTTCGACCTCAACGACCTGGAGACCTTCCAGTACGTGAAGAGTGTGCGCGACCAGATCTGCGACACGCGCGACATGCACAGCATCCCGCTCTTCGTGGTCGGCAACAAGCAGGACTTGCTGAGGGAAAGGGAGCGGCGGGAGGTCGCCGGGCTCGTGAAGAAGCATTGGAAGTGCAGCTACGTGGAGTGCTCTGCCCGCCACAACTGGCATGTAGTGCTACTCTTCAGGGAACTCGTTAGGGCTCTCGACTACGTGGATTATGGACAGAAATTACCGTCGTACAGTTCCCCACGTTTCGAGAGCCTGCACGCGCATAGAGATAGGAGGGGGGAATCTGTTGTTAAGTGCTCTATCATGTAA